One Pseudomonas abieticivorans genomic region harbors:
- a CDS encoding glycosyltransferase family 39 protein, with the protein MNFQRSDGTQEPLGHFPALGIAPLTHWARGLWLLPILMLAAGVRFYDATASAIWCDEGSSLLMSQHSPLLIWFHSAHDVHPPLYYLLLHGWIELFGNSLLSIRTLSVLPGIATVALGMWLVRLIATRPAAVLAGVLLALLPIAVRYSQEVRMYSFMGLWLMGATLALVYWVNRPDRLRYLAIYVLLMTASFYTHYFTGLCVLAHWTYLLLVRNQPPRLITRKAWWAANALIVLLYSPWIPSLVDQLQNLDQLRVGGDVGWIPAMTRYSLPSTFWQFMTLSDGLDVPAVPYLLLPAALAAIAAAVALGDRSAHRLQALLVCYTFVPLAVIYLVSFASPLLVERYLMFAALGLPLIVAIFIDRLQQRSRWLAGALLVLVIGVCGVGLKNDYTVQEPQFDSLVGYVNQHYAQGDRIIISDLFWYFPYVYYDRTGVTPQLYTPTLPNGTSSRPNDYGFGTLVNQDASTLYLDTLQALPQAKGRVWLIGSSDPADDFAHIPPTWNKLAERTVGDARARLYSPPQG; encoded by the coding sequence ATGAATTTTCAACGCAGTGATGGCACCCAGGAGCCCCTTGGGCATTTCCCCGCACTGGGAATTGCCCCGCTGACCCACTGGGCACGCGGCCTGTGGCTGTTGCCGATCCTGATGCTGGCCGCCGGCGTGCGCTTCTACGACGCCACGGCCTCGGCGATCTGGTGCGACGAAGGCTCCAGCCTGTTGATGAGTCAGCACTCGCCCCTGCTGATCTGGTTTCACAGTGCCCATGACGTGCACCCCCCGCTGTATTACCTGCTGCTGCATGGCTGGATCGAGCTGTTTGGTAACAGCCTGCTGTCGATTCGCACCCTGAGCGTACTGCCGGGCATTGCCACGGTGGCCTTGGGCATGTGGCTGGTGCGCCTGATCGCCACCCGCCCTGCGGCCGTGCTGGCCGGCGTCTTGCTGGCCTTGCTGCCGATCGCCGTGCGCTACAGCCAGGAAGTGCGCATGTACTCGTTCATGGGCCTGTGGCTGATGGGCGCGACGCTGGCGTTGGTGTATTGGGTGAACCGCCCGGACCGCTTGCGCTACCTGGCGATCTACGTGCTGCTGATGACCGCCAGTTTCTACACCCACTACTTCACCGGCCTGTGCGTGTTGGCGCACTGGACCTACCTGCTGTTGGTGCGCAACCAGCCACCCCGGTTGATCACCCGCAAGGCCTGGTGGGCGGCCAATGCCCTGATCGTGTTGCTGTACAGCCCCTGGATCCCCAGCCTGGTAGACCAGTTGCAGAACCTGGATCAACTGCGCGTGGGCGGCGACGTCGGCTGGATCCCGGCCATGACCCGCTATTCGTTGCCTTCCACCTTCTGGCAGTTCATGACCTTGAGCGATGGCCTGGACGTGCCCGCCGTGCCCTACCTGCTGCTGCCGGCGGCGCTGGCGGCAATTGCGGCGGCGGTGGCCCTGGGTGATCGCTCGGCACATCGCCTCCAGGCACTGTTGGTGTGCTACACCTTCGTGCCGTTGGCGGTGATCTACCTGGTGTCGTTTGCCTCGCCCCTGCTGGTGGAGCGTTACCTGATGTTCGCAGCCCTGGGCCTGCCGCTGATCGTGGCGATCTTCATCGACCGCCTTCAGCAGCGCAGTCGCTGGCTGGCCGGCGCCTTGCTGGTACTGGTGATCGGCGTGTGCGGCGTGGGCCTGAAAAACGACTACACGGTCCAGGAACCGCAGTTCGATAGCCTGGTCGGCTACGTCAACCAGCACTATGCCCAGGGTGATCGGATCATCATCAGCGACCTGTTCTGGTATTTCCCCTACGTGTATTACGATCGCACCGGCGTGACGCCGCAGCTGTACACCCCGACGCTGCCCAACGGCACCTCCAGCCGGCCCAACGACTATGGCTTCGGCACCCTGGTGAACCAGGACGCCAGCACCCTCTACCTGGATACCTTGCAAGCGCTGCCCCAGGCCAAGGGGCGCGTGTGGCTGATCGGCAGCAGTGACCCGGCGGACGATTTCGCGCACATCCCACCCACTTGGAACAAGCTCGCCGAACGCACCGTGGGGGATGCGCGAGCGCGCCTCTACAGCCCGCCGCAGGGGTAA
- a CDS encoding acyl-CoA thioesterase: protein MEPGSYQLSMSVLMTPDKANFSGNVHGGALLKMLDEVAFACAKRYAGRYVVTLSVDQVIFKEPIHVGELVTFLASVNYTGRTSLEVGVKVMTENIHERTVRHTNSCYFTMVAIDTDGRPCPVRALLPDTPTELRRYAQGQLRKQQRQELQARYDQIRDGGVPR, encoded by the coding sequence ATGGAACCCGGCAGTTATCAGTTGAGCATGAGCGTGCTCATGACCCCCGACAAAGCCAATTTCTCCGGCAACGTGCATGGTGGCGCGCTGCTCAAGATGCTCGATGAAGTGGCATTCGCCTGTGCCAAACGTTATGCCGGCCGCTACGTGGTGACCTTGTCGGTCGACCAGGTGATCTTCAAGGAGCCGATCCACGTTGGCGAACTGGTGACCTTTCTTGCTTCGGTCAACTACACCGGGCGCACGTCACTGGAAGTCGGCGTGAAGGTCATGACCGAGAACATCCACGAGCGCACCGTGCGCCATACCAACAGTTGCTATTTCACCATGGTGGCCATCGACACCGACGGGCGCCCCTGCCCCGTCCGCGCCCTGCTGCCCGATACCCCGACCGAACTGCGGCGCTACGCCCAGGGCCAATTGCGCAAGCAACAGCGCCAGGAACTGCAAGCGCGCTATGACCAGATTCGTGACGGTGGCGTGCCACGCTGA
- a CDS encoding glycosyltransferase family 39 protein: MSSSLSARPTPAQLRQSLLLGALALVLFVIGNYQQSVIGFDSRFVMFAQEMLRHGPSFFPTTYGEPYADYSATSTLFSYLLSLPFGQVTSLTAWLPTSIASAVIVTLMYRLLAPFSTRWALASVALLLLSVTFISETRAVSLDQMLAAVAFAVFYLGYAHDHFGAPRRLAGLFALLLLGFAIRGPIGLVVPTGMLCSYYLLSGQYRRLFAFGFAALALLGICIGLLLWLAQLSGGAAFVQDVIRMQVTGRIDGSEGSSSVVYYFTSSLGNYAMAYPLAILAGLAVVLNRAQPRGPALRLLGFCAAAGLIVMVGLSIPMAKKARYMLPMLPMAAIIAAYPFQGAQGRVFAGLRALIHLIWLLLPALSIGGVLYAHKRFPELVPPPAGLLGLLAALQLIAVAALVKPGMRVVGPAACAVLATWASYIMVLEPAERGMYDTRQFSQAVYRQVRQAPAPLVLYGMGKDAKAIKFMVNIDADLRPVFSDAPDQLAAQAGPAYVMMSDSDLRKLPPATAALLAPVLSGMFDKDGYQLLRLAP; the protein is encoded by the coding sequence ATGTCATCCAGCCTGAGCGCACGGCCGACGCCGGCGCAGCTTCGCCAGTCCCTGTTACTGGGGGCGCTTGCCCTGGTGCTGTTCGTTATTGGTAATTATCAGCAGTCGGTGATCGGTTTCGATTCGCGCTTCGTCATGTTTGCCCAGGAAATGCTGCGCCACGGCCCCAGCTTTTTCCCTACCACTTATGGTGAACCGTATGCCGATTATTCGGCCACCTCGACCCTGTTCAGCTACTTGCTGTCGCTGCCTTTTGGCCAGGTAACCAGCCTGACGGCCTGGCTGCCGACCTCGATCGCCAGTGCCGTGATCGTGACCTTGATGTACCGACTGCTGGCCCCGTTTTCCACGCGGTGGGCACTGGCCAGCGTGGCGCTGTTGCTGCTCAGCGTGACGTTCATCAGCGAGACCCGTGCCGTGTCGCTGGACCAGATGCTGGCGGCGGTGGCCTTCGCGGTGTTCTACCTGGGCTATGCCCATGATCACTTCGGCGCGCCGCGACGCTTGGCCGGGCTGTTTGCGTTGTTGCTACTGGGCTTTGCCATCCGCGGGCCGATCGGCCTGGTGGTGCCCACTGGCATGCTGTGCAGCTACTACCTGTTGAGCGGCCAGTACCGGCGTCTGTTCGCGTTTGGCTTTGCCGCGTTGGCGCTGCTGGGCATCTGCATCGGCTTGTTGCTGTGGCTGGCGCAGTTGAGCGGCGGGGCGGCGTTCGTGCAGGACGTGATCCGCATGCAAGTCACCGGGCGCATCGATGGCAGCGAAGGCTCGAGCAGCGTGGTGTATTACTTCACCAGTTCCCTGGGCAATTACGCGATGGCCTACCCGTTGGCGATCCTGGCGGGGTTGGCGGTAGTGTTGAACCGCGCCCAGCCGCGGGGGCCGGCGCTGCGCCTGTTGGGTTTTTGCGCCGCGGCGGGGTTGATCGTGATGGTCGGCCTGTCCATCCCCATGGCCAAAAAGGCCCGCTACATGCTGCCCATGTTGCCCATGGCAGCGATCATCGCCGCTTACCCGTTCCAGGGTGCGCAGGGGCGGGTGTTCGCCGGGCTGCGTGCATTGATCCACCTTATCTGGCTGCTGTTGCCGGCCTTGTCGATCGGCGGTGTGCTGTACGCCCACAAGCGTTTCCCAGAGCTTGTGCCGCCTCCCGCTGGGCTGCTGGGCCTGCTGGCCGCCTTGCAGTTGATTGCCGTGGCGGCCCTGGTCAAGCCGGGCATGCGCGTGGTGGGGCCGGCCGCGTGCGCCGTGTTGGCTACCTGGGCCAGCTACATAATGGTGCTGGAACCGGCCGAGCGGGGCATGTACGACACGCGCCAGTTCAGCCAGGCGGTGTACCGGCAGGTGCGGCAAGCGCCGGCACCGCTGGTGCTGTATGGCATGGGCAAGGATGCCAAGGCGATCAAGTTCATGGTCAATATCGACGCCGACCTGCGGCCAGTGTTCAGCGATGCGCCGGATCAATTGGCGGCGCAAGCGGGCCCGGCCTACGTGATGATGAGCGACAGTGACCTGCGCAAATTGCCCCCTGCGACCGCCGCCTTGCTGGCGCCGGTGTTGAGCGGGATGTTCGACAAGGATGGCTACCAACTGCTGCGCCTGGCCCCCTGA
- a CDS encoding histidine phosphatase family protein — protein sequence MAVSFTKSRFNRWALGVGALTVPLLVAGFAAWQKSPTDLGHRGALDASGLYRQWQRGNVVVIVRHVERCDRSGHPCLGPEDGISLQGDAAAAQMGQAFNRLGMAHTDVVTSPLIRTQQTAHSMFGVPSPQLAWLYTCDKTMLAQIARYKGPQRNLMLVTHSACMSKIESTLGYAHADASDYGSALFISLAHAGKPRVLGVMQAQDWQAAQLKGQ from the coding sequence ATGGCCGTTTCGTTCACTAAATCGCGGTTCAATCGATGGGCACTGGGGGTTGGCGCCCTTACCGTACCGCTGCTGGTGGCAGGCTTTGCCGCGTGGCAGAAATCACCCACCGACCTGGGCCATCGCGGTGCGCTGGACGCCAGTGGCCTGTACCGGCAATGGCAACGGGGCAACGTGGTGGTGATCGTGCGCCACGTCGAACGTTGCGACCGTTCCGGCCACCCGTGCCTGGGCCCGGAGGACGGCATCAGCCTGCAGGGTGACGCGGCAGCCGCGCAAATGGGCCAAGCGTTCAACCGACTGGGCATGGCCCACACCGACGTGGTCACCAGCCCTTTGATCCGCACCCAGCAGACCGCCCACTCGATGTTTGGCGTGCCCAGCCCGCAACTGGCCTGGCTGTATACCTGCGACAAGACGATGCTCGCGCAAATCGCACGCTACAAGGGCCCGCAGCGCAACCTGATGCTGGTCACCCACAGTGCTTGCATGAGCAAGATCGAAAGCACGCTGGGTTACGCCCATGCCGATGCCAGCGATTATGGCAGCGCGCTGTTCATCTCCCTGGCCCACGCCGGCAAACCCCGGGTGCTGGGCGTGATGCAGGCCCAGGACTGGCAGGCGGCCCAGCTCAAGGGCCAGTGA
- a CDS encoding phosphatase PAP2 family protein, translating into MEALNRSLFLLINAGADPAPWSLWLATVLAQWLIYLILPLLAVLWLWGRRSTREAVLLAALSLLLALGCNLLIFAVSFHPRPFMIPLGHNFLPHKAETSFPSDHAVVFFSVGLGLVWGQMRRLGAWLVALGVAVGASRVYLGVHFPFDIIGALLVATASSWAVLALLNTHQLKARLLDGAQGLYRRVFALPITKGWVQD; encoded by the coding sequence TTGGAAGCGTTGAACCGCTCGCTGTTTCTACTGATCAATGCCGGTGCCGACCCCGCGCCCTGGAGCCTGTGGCTGGCGACGGTGTTGGCTCAATGGCTGATTTACCTGATCCTGCCGCTGCTGGCCGTGCTCTGGCTGTGGGGCCGCCGTTCGACCCGCGAAGCGGTGTTGCTGGCGGCGCTCAGCCTGTTGCTGGCGCTGGGCTGCAACCTGCTGATTTTCGCGGTCAGCTTCCACCCGCGTCCGTTCATGATACCGCTGGGCCACAACTTCCTGCCGCACAAGGCCGAAACCTCGTTCCCCAGCGACCACGCCGTGGTGTTTTTCTCGGTGGGCCTGGGGCTGGTCTGGGGCCAGATGCGTCGACTCGGTGCTTGGCTAGTGGCCTTGGGTGTTGCCGTGGGAGCGTCGCGGGTTTACTTGGGCGTGCACTTTCCGTTCGACATCATCGGTGCCTTGCTGGTGGCCACGGCCAGCAGTTGGGCAGTGCTTGCGCTGTTGAACACACACCAGCTCAAGGCGCGCCTGCTTGATGGTGCACAAGGCCTGTACCGGCGCGTTTTCGCCCTACCTATTACTAAAGGCTGGGTGCAGGATTGA
- a CDS encoding FMN-binding glutamate synthase family protein, translating to MKISLLSRYALLVACVLFTVASLACLTMTPWLAVLTSLTGLLSLIGLNDLLQTHHSVRRNYPILGNIRYLMETIRPEIRQYLLEGDDEQLPFSRAQRSIVYQRAKNQPAEKAFGTLSDVYKPGFEFISHSMLPSDACDPAQFRVVIGGPACLQPYSASVLNISAMSFGALSANAIRALNKGARLGGFAHDTGEGSISAYHREFDGDLIWEIGSGYFGCRTLDGHFDPARFAEQARQPQVKMIEIKLSQGAKPGHGGILPRHKVTEEIASTRGVNMGSDCISPARHSEFNTPLQLLDFIARLRKLSGGKPVGFKLCLGHPWEFMAIVKAMLETGTLPDFIVVDGKEGGTGAAPREFTDNMGMPMREGLLFVHNTLVGAGLREQIKLGASGKIVSAFDIASVLAIGADWVNSARGFMFAVGCIQSQSCHTNKCPTGVATQDPLRQRALVVPDKAQRVHNFHRNTLVALGEMLSAAGLSHPGQLQPKHLVRRMSSTEVRLFSQIHVFLEPLELLQGPISAEFYARMWRTAQARSFAPLAVAPPSKADRVQVPEPAES from the coding sequence ATGAAAATATCGCTCTTGAGTCGCTACGCCCTATTGGTCGCCTGCGTGCTGTTCACGGTGGCAAGCCTGGCCTGCCTGACGATGACGCCCTGGCTTGCGGTGCTGACCAGCCTGACTGGCCTGCTCAGCCTGATCGGCCTTAACGACCTGCTGCAAACCCACCACTCGGTACGCCGCAACTACCCTATCCTGGGCAACATTCGCTATTTGATGGAAACCATCCGCCCGGAAATCCGCCAATACCTGCTCGAAGGCGATGACGAACAACTGCCCTTCTCCCGCGCCCAGCGTTCGATCGTTTACCAGCGCGCCAAAAACCAACCGGCGGAAAAGGCTTTTGGCACCCTGAGCGACGTGTATAAACCCGGTTTCGAATTCATCAGCCACTCCATGTTACCCAGCGATGCCTGCGACCCTGCGCAGTTTCGCGTGGTGATCGGCGGCCCAGCCTGCCTGCAACCCTACAGTGCCTCGGTGTTGAATATTTCAGCGATGAGTTTTGGCGCCCTCAGCGCCAACGCCATCCGGGCATTGAACAAGGGCGCGCGCCTGGGCGGCTTTGCCCACGACACCGGTGAAGGCAGCATCAGCGCCTACCACCGCGAGTTCGATGGCGACCTGATCTGGGAGATCGGCAGCGGTTATTTTGGCTGCCGAACCCTGGACGGGCATTTCGACCCCGCCCGCTTTGCCGAGCAGGCGCGCCAGCCACAAGTAAAAATGATCGAGATCAAACTGAGCCAAGGGGCCAAGCCGGGCCACGGCGGCATTTTGCCCCGGCACAAGGTGACCGAGGAAATCGCCAGCACCCGCGGGGTGAACATGGGCAGCGATTGCATCTCGCCTGCGCGACACTCGGAGTTCAACACGCCCCTTCAACTGTTGGACTTCATCGCTCGCCTGCGCAAGCTCTCTGGCGGCAAGCCGGTGGGGTTCAAGCTGTGCCTGGGCCACCCCTGGGAGTTCATGGCCATCGTCAAGGCGATGCTGGAAACCGGCACCCTGCCGGACTTTATCGTGGTCGACGGCAAGGAAGGCGGCACCGGTGCGGCGCCCCGCGAGTTCACCGACAACATGGGCATGCCGATGCGCGAAGGGCTGTTGTTCGTGCACAACACCCTAGTGGGCGCCGGCCTGCGCGAGCAGATCAAGCTAGGTGCCAGCGGCAAGATTGTCAGTGCCTTCGATATCGCCAGCGTGCTGGCCATCGGTGCCGACTGGGTCAACTCGGCACGCGGCTTTATGTTCGCCGTCGGCTGTATTCAGTCGCAAAGCTGCCACACCAACAAATGCCCCACGGGCGTGGCTACCCAAGACCCACTGCGCCAACGCGCCCTGGTGGTACCGGACAAAGCGCAGCGGGTACACAACTTTCACCGCAACACCCTGGTGGCGCTGGGCGAGATGCTCAGTGCGGCCGGCCTGAGCCACCCCGGGCAACTTCAACCCAAGCACCTGGTGCGGCGCATGAGCAGCACCGAGGTGCGGCTGTTTTCCCAGATCCACGTATTCCTGGAGCCTTTGGAGTTGCTGCAAGGGCCGATATCCGCCGAGTTCTACGCACGCATGTGGCGCACCGCCCAAGCCCGCAGCTTCGCGCCATTGGCCGTTGCACCACCGTCCAAGGCAGACCGGGTGCAGGTACCCGAGCCCGCCGAGTCCTAG
- a CDS encoding sensor histidine kinase: MEFRHSLTQRIVIVFALMTALVAGVFAVGIVATVHVVEKKLTTISLGGNLHRLLLEENAANWSHRPEKDELFFADDGPGDLAMPPDLADLHPGFQELNRLGDAYYAMVRVVNDRKYILLRGQQGFEERERLLFIVVVVGFVLSVALSILLGMLLARRVMAPVARLALQVRHRDQLLDVAPPLAPDYADDEVGELAGSFDEALGRLRSALSREKLFTSDVSHELRTPLMVLASSSELLLEYPGLDTRTHAQVSRIARASGSMRQLVETFLLLARSQEAAAMQGGQANLESVADDLLEVWRKPIEEKGLSLVYTRAGIDTTLYNQTFLHSVMGNLLRNAWHYTDRGFIELTLLADGFRVDDSGIGIPEEKRSEMFQPFVRGDEQRGEGLGLGLSLVQRICLSQGWTVTLTGREPQGCRFEVKLSRSAG, encoded by the coding sequence ATGGAGTTCAGACACAGCCTTACGCAACGGATCGTCATCGTGTTTGCCTTGATGACGGCGCTGGTGGCGGGCGTTTTTGCCGTTGGCATCGTCGCGACCGTGCACGTGGTGGAAAAAAAGCTCACCACCATCAGTTTGGGCGGCAACCTGCATCGCCTGCTATTGGAAGAAAACGCCGCCAACTGGAGCCATCGCCCGGAAAAGGACGAGCTGTTTTTTGCCGATGACGGCCCGGGCGACCTGGCCATGCCGCCGGACCTGGCCGATTTGCACCCAGGCTTTCAGGAGCTCAACCGCCTGGGCGACGCGTATTACGCCATGGTGCGGGTGGTCAACGACCGCAAATACATCCTGCTGCGCGGCCAGCAGGGCTTCGAAGAACGTGAGCGGCTGCTGTTCATCGTGGTGGTGGTGGGTTTCGTGCTCAGTGTCGCGCTGTCGATCTTGCTGGGCATGCTGCTGGCCCGGCGAGTGATGGCCCCGGTGGCGCGCCTGGCCTTGCAGGTGCGCCATCGCGACCAACTGCTGGACGTGGCGCCGCCCTTGGCCCCCGACTATGCCGACGACGAAGTGGGCGAGTTGGCCGGCTCCTTCGACGAAGCGCTGGGGCGTTTGCGTTCGGCCCTGAGCCGGGAGAAGCTGTTTACCAGTGACGTCAGCCATGAATTGCGCACGCCGCTGATGGTGCTGGCCAGCTCCAGCGAACTGCTGCTCGAATACCCAGGCCTTGATACGCGTACCCACGCCCAGGTGTCACGCATTGCCCGCGCCAGTGGCAGCATGCGCCAATTGGTGGAAACCTTCCTGCTGCTGGCCCGCTCGCAAGAGGCGGCGGCGATGCAAGGCGGGCAAGCCAACCTTGAGTCCGTGGCTGACGATTTGCTGGAGGTATGGCGCAAGCCCATCGAGGAAAAGGGCCTGAGCCTGGTCTACACCCGCGCAGGCATCGATACCACGCTGTACAACCAGACCTTTCTGCACTCGGTGATGGGCAACCTGTTGCGCAACGCCTGGCACTACACCGACCGTGGGTTTATCGAGCTGACGCTGTTGGCCGACGGGTTTCGTGTGGACGACAGCGGCATTGGCATCCCAGAGGAGAAGCGCTCGGAAATGTTCCAGCCGTTTGTGCGCGGTGATGAACAGCGCGGCGAGGGATTGGGCCTGGGTTTATCGCTGGTACAGCGCATTTGCCTCAGCCAGGGCTGGACGGTCACCCTGACCGGGCGCGAGCCGCAAGGCTGCAGGTTTGAAGTGAAACTGTCGCGCAGCGCGGGCTAA
- a CDS encoding hemerythrin domain-containing protein, producing MNIFEALRESHDRQRTYAVALIQTHGESEQRAEAYQQLKDELHAHETAEERFFYVPLMKLDGGVDLSRHAISEHHEMDELMEQLDETEMSSPAWLATAKKLADKVHHHLKEEEQKFFQVAGKLLEDQQKETLAGKYIKEFNEQLGEA from the coding sequence ATGAATATTTTCGAAGCCCTGCGAGAAAGCCATGACCGCCAGCGCACCTACGCGGTGGCCTTGATCCAGACCCACGGCGAAAGCGAGCAGCGTGCCGAGGCTTACCAGCAACTCAAAGATGAACTCCACGCCCATGAGACGGCCGAGGAGCGGTTCTTCTACGTTCCGCTGATGAAGCTCGATGGCGGCGTGGATCTCAGCCGGCATGCCATTTCCGAGCACCACGAGATGGATGAGTTGATGGAGCAGCTGGACGAGACCGAGATGAGCAGCCCCGCGTGGCTGGCCACCGCCAAGAAGCTGGCCGACAAAGTGCATCACCACTTGAAGGAAGAGGAGCAGAAGTTCTTCCAGGTGGCGGGCAAGTTGCTCGAAGACCAGCAGAAAGAAACCTTGGCCGGGAAATACATCAAGGAATTCAACGAGCAGTTGGGCGAGGCATAA
- a CDS encoding monovalent cation:proton antiporter-2 (CPA2) family protein yields the protein MPHEGSLLQAAVVFLLAAVITVPLAKRLQLGAVLGYLFAGVIIGPQVLGLIGNPQSVSHISELGVVLLLFIIGLELSPRRLWVMRKAVFGVGLAQVLLTGVVIGTVAILAFGQPLPTAVVLGLGFALSSTAFGLQSLAESKQLNSPHGRLAFAILLFQDIAAIPLIALVPLLAAGNVDVAPGDSLNHGLRVLGSIAVVVVGGRYLLRPVFRTVARTGLPEVSTATALLVVIGTAWLMDLAGVSMALGAFLAGLLLADSEYRHELESQIEPFKGLLLGLFFISVGMGANLSLLHEAPATVIGLMLLLIAIKLPLLWLIGRLAGGLGKISALRLGVVLAAGGEFAFVVFKIGRDQGLFDQHLYDTLLLTITLSMAVTPLLLLACARWLKSRPKPPVPVPEHLKAIDTDAPRVVIAGMGRMGQIVSRILRAQNIPFVALDTSVDTIELTRSFGNMPVFYGDPLRAEILSAAKVGEAEYFIIATDDPETNIKTAELVHRLYPHLKIIARARNRQHVHRLVEVGAEAIRETYYSSLEMSRRTLMGLGLSEEQANWRIKRFKQHDEQVLAAQYLVRDDAAKVMQTAQEARAELATLFESDTSNR from the coding sequence ATGCCCCATGAAGGGAGCCTGCTACAAGCCGCCGTCGTGTTTCTACTGGCCGCAGTCATTACCGTGCCATTGGCCAAGCGCCTGCAATTGGGCGCGGTGCTCGGCTATCTGTTCGCCGGTGTCATCATCGGCCCGCAAGTACTGGGGCTGATCGGCAACCCGCAGAGTGTGTCGCACATCTCCGAACTGGGCGTGGTGCTACTGCTGTTCATCATTGGCCTGGAACTGTCGCCCCGCCGGCTGTGGGTGATGCGCAAGGCCGTGTTCGGCGTGGGCCTGGCCCAGGTGCTGTTGACGGGGGTGGTGATCGGTACGGTGGCAATCCTGGCGTTCGGCCAACCGTTGCCCACCGCCGTGGTACTGGGCTTGGGGTTCGCCCTGTCATCCACCGCCTTCGGCCTGCAAAGCCTGGCCGAAAGCAAGCAGCTGAACAGCCCCCATGGGCGGTTGGCGTTTGCCATCTTGTTGTTCCAGGACATCGCCGCCATTCCGCTGATCGCGCTGGTGCCGCTGCTGGCCGCCGGCAATGTCGACGTGGCCCCAGGTGACAGCCTCAACCATGGCCTGCGGGTGCTAGGCAGCATCGCCGTGGTGGTGGTGGGCGGGCGTTACCTGTTGCGCCCGGTGTTCCGCACCGTGGCCCGCACCGGCCTGCCGGAAGTGTCCACGGCCACGGCCCTGCTGGTGGTAATCGGCACGGCCTGGCTGATGGACCTGGCCGGCGTGTCCATGGCGCTGGGGGCATTCCTGGCCGGCCTGCTGCTGGCAGATTCGGAGTACCGCCACGAACTGGAATCGCAGATCGAACCGTTCAAGGGGCTGCTGCTGGGCCTGTTTTTCATCAGCGTGGGCATGGGCGCCAACCTCAGCCTGCTGCACGAAGCCCCGGCCACGGTGATCGGCCTGATGCTGCTGTTGATTGCCATCAAGCTGCCGCTGCTGTGGCTGATCGGGCGCCTGGCCGGGGGGCTCGGTAAAATCAGTGCCTTGCGCCTGGGCGTGGTGCTGGCCGCCGGCGGCGAATTTGCCTTCGTGGTGTTCAAGATCGGCCGCGACCAGGGGTTGTTCGACCAGCACCTGTACGACACGCTGCTGCTGACCATCACCTTGTCCATGGCCGTCACCCCGCTGCTTCTGTTGGCCTGCGCGCGCTGGCTCAAATCGCGGCCAAAACCGCCGGTGCCAGTGCCGGAGCACCTCAAGGCCATCGACACCGACGCACCGCGGGTAGTGATTGCCGGGATGGGCCGCATGGGCCAGATCGTCTCGCGGATCTTGCGCGCGCAAAACATCCCCTTCGTGGCCCTGGACACCTCGGTCGACACCATCGAGTTGACCCGCAGCTTCGGCAACATGCCGGTGTTCTATGGCGACCCGCTGCGGGCCGAAATCCTCAGCGCGGCCAAGGTCGGCGAGGCCGAGTATTTCATCATCGCCACCGATGACCCCGAGACCAACATCAAAACCGCCGAGCTGGTGCACCGCTTGTACCCGCACCTGAAGATCATCGCCCGCGCCCGCAACCGCCAACACGTGCACCGCCTGGTCGAGGTGGGGGCCGAGGCGATTCGCGAGACGTACTATTCAAGCCTGGAGATGAGCCGGCGTACGTTGATGGGCCTGGGCTTGAGCGAAGAACAGGCCAACTGGCGCATCAAGCGTTTCAAGCAGCACGACGAACAGGTGCTGGCGGCGCAATACCTGGTACGCGATGACGCCGCCAAGGTGATGCAGACGGCCCAGGAAGCGCGGGCAGAGCTGGCGACGTTGTTTGAGTCCGATACCAGTAACCGTTAG